Proteins encoded within one genomic window of Panicum virgatum strain AP13 chromosome 1N, P.virgatum_v5, whole genome shotgun sequence:
- the LOC120654247 gene encoding uncharacterized protein LOC120654247 — protein sequence MDEDMEEVEGGEEHVHEEHLNEQVLYDVSSGPRNHGRFAIANGAVRAADVRAAAKERTVRPSNPVSLQSMAREMARLHCANERLQEQNHAKDKALQQYQVTTDLTLNLYRQLGQEIPKNALQRLSSAQAIVSIYAQAI from the exons ATGGATGAGGACATGGAAGAGGTGGAGGGAGGGGAAGAGCATGTGCACGAGGAACATTTGAATGAGCAAGTTCTGTATGACGTGTCTTCTGGTCCAAGAAACCATGGCCGTTTTGCCATAGCAAATGGTGCTGTTAGGGCGGCAGATGTTAGGGCAGCTGCAAAGGAAAGGACCGTGCGGCCATCAAATCCAGTGTCTTTGCAAAGCATGGCTCGAGAAATGGCACGCCTACACTGTGCAAATGAAAGGTTACAAGAACAGAACCATGCAAAGGACAAAGCCTTGCAGCAATACCAAGTTACTACAGACTTGACATTG AATCTGTATCGGCAGTTAGGACAGGAAATCCCAAAGAATGCATTGCAACGCCTATCATCTGCCCAGGCAATTGTGAGTATATACGCCCAAGCAATTTAA